The genomic DNA CTCGCCGTTGCGGTACAAACGGCGGGTTATCATCATCTCTTGCGCCTCAGTCAGCTCGTTCGGAAGTCCTGCCCCTCCATCCAGTTTCATCATCGCCGGGTCAAGTCCCCCGATCACCAACGACACTTCCGCCATCCCCAAGGGCTTTCGGAGTTCGGTCCCGTTAAAAATGACATCCTCCATCTTTTCGCTTCTGAGCGTTTTGGTGCTTTGCTCGCCCAACACCCACAGGATGGCGTCGACGACGTTGCTCTTTCCGCTCCCATTCGGCCCGACGATCGCGGTGACCCCTTCGGGAAACTCGATCTTGGCTTCAGCGAACGACTTGAAACCCATCATGTTCAACGATTTCAAATGCATCAGGTCACCATATCAGTACGCACACGCACAGCGTTATCGCGGAAAATTACGAAACGATGGTCCTTGTACCACAGGGGTTTTGAGAAATCAAAAACAACCACATTGCGTAGAGGAATATTCTATATGGCCCTACAACATATAGGGCCATTGTATAGGGCCATTTGGGGATATAACGGATGATGCCGCTGGCTAGCCGGCAATGCCGGCCACCGACTTCTTAGTCGATTCTATCTGGACGAGTTCTTTCGGCAGCAGAAATTCGACGTCTTCCTCGATCACCGTGAGTTCTTCGACATCGGACGGTTCCGATGCTCTCAGGAATGCAACCACTTCCGTGACCAGGATTTCCGGAGCTGACGCACCAGCCGCAATTCCGACTGCCTTGGCCCCTTGCAGCCACGCAGAATCGATGTCGGCAGCCGAATCGATGAGGTACGAGGGAATACCGCACTGTTCTCCCAGTTCGCGCAGACGATTGGAATTGGAGCTGTTCGGCGACCCGATCACCAGAATAACATCCACGAGACGGGACAATTCCTTGACGGCATTCTGCCGGTTTTGCGTCGCGTAACAGATGTCTTCCTGATGTGGCCCCTTGATGTTCGGAAACCGCTGATGCAGGGCACCGACGATGTCCCGACATTCATCCACACTCAGTGTCGTCTGTGTGACATAGGAAAGGTTGACGGTGTTCTCCACTTTCAATTCTTCCACATCTTTGACCGACGACACCAAGTGAAACTTGTCGGGAATCTGGCCCAAGGTGCCGATCACTTCCGGA from Nitrospira sp. includes the following:
- a CDS encoding 4-hydroxy-3-methylbut-2-enyl diphosphate reductase; translation: MKIYLANPRGFCAGVDRAIDIVDLSLKKYGAPIYVRHEIVHSRHVVNSLRQKGAVFVEELNEVPEGSVVIFSAHGVAKAVWEEANLRRLHVIDATCPLVIKVHNEVNRDYTQGYELILIGHAGHPEVIGTLGQIPDKFHLVSSVKDVEELKVENTVNLSYVTQTTLSVDECRDIVGALHQRFPNIKGPHQEDICYATQNRQNAVKELSRLVDVILVIGSPNSSNSNRLRELGEQCGIPSYLIDSAADIDSAWLQGAKAVGIAAGASAPEILVTEVVAFLRASEPSDVEELTVIEEDVEFLLPKELVQIESTKKSVAGIAG